A single genomic interval of Festucalex cinctus isolate MCC-2025b chromosome 16, RoL_Fcin_1.0, whole genome shotgun sequence harbors:
- the yeats4 gene encoding YEATS domain-containing protein 4, which translates to MFKKMTEFGPDSGGRVKGVTIVKPIVFGNVARYFGKKREEDGHTHQWSVYVKPYRNEDMSAYVKKIQFKLHESYGNPLRVVTKPPYEITETGWGEFEITVKIVFIDPNERSVTLYHLLKLFQSDSSAMPKKTVVSEFYDEMIFQDPTAMMQQLLTTSRQLTLGAYKHETEFGELEQRTKEKMETAKKRTSQEITELKDKLKASRENINHLKMEIRKLEEDGDHKEH; encoded by the exons ATGTTTAAAAAGATGACAGAATTCGGTCCAGATTCCGGTGGGCGGGTTAAG GGAGTTACGATTGTGAAGCCTATCGTGTTTGGAAACGTCGCTCGCTACTTTGGGAAGAAGCGAGAGGAAGATGGGCATACTCACCAGTGGTCTGTCTATGTGAAACCATACAGAAATGAG GACATGTCAGCCTATGTAAAGAAGATCCAATTCAAACTGCATGAGAGTTATGGAAACCCACTTAGAG TGGTGACCAAGCCTCCCTACGAGATTACAGAGACAGGCTGGGGAGAGTTTGAGATCACCGTCAAGATCGTATTCATCGACCCCAACGAGAGATCA GTGACTCTTTACCATCTGTTGAAGCTCTTCCAGTCCGACTCCAGTGCCATGCCGAAGAAAACAGTCGTGTCGGAATTCTATGATGAAATG atcttCCAGGATCCGACAGCCATGATGCAGCAGCTCCTGACCACCTCAAGGCAACTCACACTAGGCGCTTACAAGCACGAGACAGAGT TCGGTGAGCTGGAGCAGAGGACCAAGGAGAAAATGGAGACGGCCAAGAAGAGGACCAGTCAGGAGATCACAGAGCTGAAAGACAAGCTGAAGGCCAGCAGGGAGAATATCAACCACCTCAAGATGGAGATCCGGAAACTGGAGGAAGACGGCGACCACAAGGAACACTGA
- the LOC144003506 gene encoding uncharacterized protein LOC144003506 yields MSAVEKWRRVVKRPFGTWMGLRFNHAIGNLLLDRRSWTNTQPPDSRLENTWMSLCLIDSKLLKDRCRILVARQFLNDDQFKTGSLPAQFKVQLLQGPEMLWHHLVDRSRRKPTLTACSNPASYTILVPLVEVKMAILTTRQENNYNRVELTMG; encoded by the exons ATGTCAGCTGTAGAAAAGTGGCGACGAGTTGTAAAAAG GCCGTTTGGGACGTGGATGGGTCTGCGCTTCAACCATGCAATTGGAAACCTGCTTTTAGACAG GAGGTCTTGGACGAACACGCAGCCACCAGACTCAAGACTTGAGAACACGTGGATGAGTCTGTGCCTAATTGACAGCAAGCTGCTCAAGGACAG GTGCAGGATCCTGGTGGCCAGGCAGTTTCTGAATGATGACCAATTCAAGACAGGAAGCCTCCCTGCACAGTTTAAAGTTCAGCTTCTCCAGGGCCCAGAGATGCTTTGGCACCACCTAGTGGACAGAAGCAGAAGAAAACCGACATTAACGG catgcTCAAACCCAGCCTCGTACACAATTCTTGTTCCGCTGGTTGAAGTTAAGATGGCAATTTTAACCACACGCCAAGAGAACAACTACAACAGGGTGGAATTAACAATGGGGTAG